The DNA region aatttgaaatcaaatTATACTACATAAACCGTATGTAAGATAAAGACTTTAAAATAACAGTTTAGTTGGTAAACAAGTAGTAGCATCTTGAAATATTTTCATTGggatgtattttcttttttgttagcATGATAAAGCAAAGAATGTTAAAAGTTTTCCTTAAAGATGTTCGATGTATGGGAGGACCTAAGCCAtgagaatagagaaataatagagaaatatatGTTTCATTTCGTTTCGTCTccgagtattttttttttttctttcggtcTCTGAGGTTGGACAAGAATTGGCTGACTTCTAGAGGAGAGAGGCCCCCACTCCCCCACACACACGGTGACCAGACCgaagagccaaaaaaaaaaaagaaaaaccattaCATTCAATACCTATTTACAAAGAACCGATGTTAATGTAAGCCCAAGAAACCTAAACAACAGCTGTAATAATCAAAACAGACAACAGTGTCAGCAATAAATCCAACAAATACAAACAGAACTGCAGAAAGTCAATAAGGGCAAGCTCTACCTTTTTGCCCCGTCCCTCTATACGATTTCTACTTCAACGATTATTTTCTCATTATACAACCCCTACATGATATATCATTCTATATCAATTTTCTTGCTCACGGTGGTTTCGTGTTGTTATATTTCTCCAAAAGGACTCGGAAATTGAGATTTCAAATACTGTGCAGTTTGTTTTCTCTCGTTTTGCTGGAAATTTGGGGGGGTTCTTGGATCGGTAAGGGAAATTCTAAGTTACCCAATTgctgattttgtttgtttttttggttctcGGACAGTCATGAGGAGTTTTGGATTGTGGGGTTGTTTGGATGATCATAATTCTTGTTTTGATGTTGCAGGTTGCGATTTTCCCGGGAAAGTTGTGGTTTTTTCTGAGGTGGGGTTTTGGTGTCGGGAATTGGCAGGagagatatatgttggttggAAGAAGAAGGAGCTGAGGTGGCGCTGAATTATATGGATAGTTTGTGTTGCTTCGGTTCTGTGTCTCAGGTATGGATATCTGCATCTTTTCAATTTGCTGTGCCGTGCATTATATGTCAATATTCTTGTATTTGTAGATGTTCTTGCTGTTTTGGGATTTAGACTCGGAAAAGGCATTTGATCTATCTTGTTATATAACGATCTAGTAATAGATTTGGCTATTCTACATAAGTTTAACGGAAATGTACCGTTTGTTAATAGCTGGGCAAGGCGAATTTACACTCTCAAGTTTAGTGAGGGTTACAGTAGCGTGCACgaattttcataaataagaatgaaaagtgttttaaaacaaaatctcaATCCCCCGCACACGCCGTTGATAGTATTAGAAAAATAAGGGAAAGAGAAGAAAGTTGCTTAAAGAGATGCTATAGTAAACTAAGGAAAcgaattttgagattttttgtttgttgttacTTGTACTTTTAATGAATGAATAAGCAAATATTGAAAAACCTTTCAACATTTGTGGTAAAAGGCTGTATCTAGGAGTCTTTGAAAACGGTGTGAGAATCATATTTCAAAAGCATACTatatcatctttcacattttCAGATACTAAATAAAGAAGCTGTTTTTTGAGTTTATACCAAgcaagtttttattttcaacGAATTACTCATGCCATGTTTGTGTTTTGTGGCTTCCTATCTTCATTTGAATCTTGGTTCATAGATAATCTTTTTGTGTGTATTTGATTGGTAGATTTTTTAGAATACAGATGCTGATTCTGAGAATGGGTTAATCTGGTTGACACCCATGGATTTACAAGTTTTATCATGCCGAAAAAGTGCAAATTCCTGCTGAACATGAAATTTTTTAGATGGATTTATTGTATTGGGTTAAGTTTCAGAGTTCAATTcactaaataagatttttacTCATTCTTAGATATGCATTTTCAGTTTTTGAAattcattttgtttcttttcctatAAGAATTACGCATGAGTTATTTATTGTTGAAATTTTTCTTGTCTTTAGGTTGGTGGACGTTCTTCATGTGGCTCTGGCAAGGGTAAGAGCCATCAGAGCCCCGTCAAGTATGGCTTTAGCCTAGTCAAGGGGAAAGCAAATCATCCCATGGAGGATTACCATGTTGCAAAGTTTGTTCACTTACAAGGACACGAACTTGGACTTTTTGCTATATATGATGGCCATTTGGGAGATAGCGTACCTGCATATCTACAAAAGCATCTGTTTTCCAATATCTTAAAGGATGTGAGTATTGGATCTAAAATGAAGCCTTAATGTTTGGATCCTTATCTTAAGGGGCTCAAGAGAAAATTATCCTCTGAATGTTGCCTTAAAGGCAATTACTCCTCCTGTAAGAACAGGACAAAGGATGAGTTCATGTGTTCAAAATCACACATGTAACTTATCACTTatgaaaacaattattttattctggTCATAACAACCGCAGTAATTATGATTTCTCCACATAGATTCCATTTTACATGTCTTTGTCAGGAGAAAAAGgagattaatattaaaaatggcTCTAAAAAAATCAGAATCATCCCAATCTTTCAACATAAGAAGGATTAAAATTTCTAGTGAGAGCCCTGTGTCCTTTTACACACACTGATATGAGAAGGGTACTTACATTATGTTTTATAATCAATTCCAGGAGGAGTTTTGGACTGATATCAACAGGTCTGTTACTAAAGCCTATGAGAGAACAGACCAAGCAATTCTCTCTCACAATCCTGACTTGGGGCGAGGTGGATCCACTGCAGTCACCGCAATTCTAATAAATGGTCAGAAGTTATGTGTAGCAAATGTTGGAGATTCACGAGCGGTTCTTTCAAGGAGGGGGCAGGCAATACAGATGACCACCGATCATGAGCCCAACACTGAGCGAGGCAGCATTGAGAACAAAGGCGGCTTTGTCTCAAATATGCCAGGTTTTTTTACACATCTTTATGATGTGAGTATGTTTTGGTAGAGGGGGTTATGGGTGTGTGGTCACTTGTATGTGTAAGAGGAATGGTGGGACTGACGATCATTTGTTACTTCATTGCTTGGTTGGAATCGAGTTATGGCCTTCATTTTTGTGGTATTTGGGGTGTGATGGTTTATTTCTGACTCATTACTTGCTTTGCTTCAACATTATCGAAGGAAACCTAGTTCATACAGGAACAATGTCTGGTTCTGTCTGCTACCTGTTATCATCATATTCTTGATTGTGATTTGTGGAGGGGGTGGGGTATTTCATATAACATCATGTATACCAAAGTTATTCTTTCTGATATTGGATGAAAAAAACTATCTTGggcaaaaataaaattggtcACTTTTGTTAGGTTGAACTGTTTGAAGGGGTATCACTTGCCAGATTGGCTATATATCAGATATGTTACGGTGCAGGTTTCACAAATCATATAGTCCATGTGCCAAACCACACTTTCTAACCAATGGGGTCTAACTCAACCAATAATCAGATAGAGAGAGGTTAAAATAGTTGCTTGAGGAAGCATAGAGGACCTGTGCCTTTGGAATAGTTTGTAGCTCAAGTGAGGAAGATTGGTTAAATTACTGTATAGGCAAGTAATTTCTCACGTGAGAGTCTAGAATAGGAAGACCCTAATTATATGATGTACCAAAGGCTGCACATGTTAAACCCCCGATATTGGTGCTTGTTTTGACTACATCAAGTCTCTTCCTCATCttattttttgtattgaaaGGTTACGGTATATTAGCAGGCCTGGAGCGTTTTCTTCCCCTGTGAGACTGTTGCTCTTCTCCTTTTGTCAATTTCTCTTTCAACtgttctcttaattttattttattttttaattggcaccgggtgtccaagaAACAATGTACTGAttaatcccgggggtgcacagACCCTCGGTAAAGAGTTTCCCACAAatgcacctcgggtaattcaaagAGAAAATTCCCCAATCCGATGaaccctagagattgtttgcacccaaagggatttgaaccttaTACCTTGGGGAGCATACCGCCAAGCCCAATGCCGTTATCACTTGAGCCAAACCTTAGGGGTTAACTGTTCTCTTACTTTTATGCAGTTTCCTTGTGTACAAATCTATTTGTTGCCCGTGAATTCAATCTGAATGTGAAACGATTTCTGTGTCATACATATTACAATGATCCTAGGTTTTTGTCATAATAACTAAATGCATGTTGCTCGCTTATTAGGGGATGTTGCAAGAGTAAACGGCCAGCTAGCAGTTTCTCGAGCTTTTGGGGACAAGAACCTCAAATCACATTTGCGATCTGATCCAGATATACAAAATGCTAATATTGACTCAGATACTGATCTTCTCATACTTGCGAGTGACGGTTTATGGAAGGTgatccacctctctctctccctctctctctactATACTGCATTGATCTTTATTGACTGTTTTCAATCAATCTAGGTCATGGCTAATCAAGAGGCAGTTGATATTGCAAAGAAGATCAAGAATCCACAGAAGGCAGCCAAGCACCTAGCTGCTGAGGCATTGAAAAGAGACAGTAAGGATGACATCTCCTGCATTGTAGTCCGTTTCAAAGGGTAATGCATAATCAAAAAATTAGTGCCCGGTTTCAGAATTTGTATGTCAAAGGTTTCCAAGCATGGATGCAGTTCCATAGGCTGACACCAATTCAGAAATCTCAACAAACCCTGCATATTTTCGaaattcacttttcaaaaaataggTTATTTATCCCCTCCCCCTTCCCCATCCCTCCATCCCCCTACCCTCTGTAAATTTCTTGCATTTAGGTGGTGTGCTTTGATATTGCTTCATTTCTTCATGTGtagattaatatttaataccGTTTATTTTTCTATGTAAGTTGCTTTGTGACTTCAAAGCAGAGTGTGGAGACTGCCATAATATATACAGAACAAAGTACATGGGTTGTATTCAATTGTTACAGTGGATACAAGAATGCAACTCCCCCTAGGATTTGCTCATTAGTTATATATACCGTTATTAGCGAGTACTTAGTATTCATATTAAACTTATTGTTGATATCATTAAGGGTAAGGATAGCCTTAAGAGGATACCGATTGTACTGAAGCTCAAAAGAAACTCCAATTATCCACATATGGATCTTCTTTTTCCTCAAATATGCCATGTGCAAACTCTATTATGTGAAAAAAGAGGTATATCATTTCCAAGTCTCCTCTCCAATTTTGTCGAATTCCATATCTTCATTTTAAAGGTGGGGTTATGCCAATCAAGCCACAGAGGCACTCCTCTCCAATTTTGGTGAAAGGAGTTagactaattttttaattattaaaactattggactaaaaataaagagaaaaaaatttaaaaatgagaggaaaaaaatgaaattacacTTTGCATCCACTAGTTATTTGGAAAAggataaacacaaaataaaactgtttttttttttttaaattttaaaatataattataaaatatattataaaaacgtGAATGAATACTAGGGAAGAAAGACTTGTCGTCGAAGTCGTAAAATAATTGcgtttagatttaaatatttgtcGTTCGGCCAGCCCCGACCGCCCACAAAACTCAAAAGACTTCACATTCTCGGAGTCACCACgcgtctctctcttctcttccagtttctacGGTCTAGAAAGACGTTCCTTTGCCTTCAGACTAACACCATAATCTCTCCCCTCCCGACCGTTCCTCCTCGAGTTTAATTACGGTCTGCATACAGAGAAAAAGATTAGATAAGAAGATCGCATGGGCATGATGGAAGGTTCTCCCACCACCATATCTCCCCTGCTCCTCCGAAACCTATTAACCTCCATATTTATCCACGCTGACAAGTCCCTTCTAAGCTTATCCCAGAAATATAAACCTCTCCAAGTTATTCGCTATACTCtattctcttcctttcttttccttttacgTATGCTTCCATCTTTATTTCCTTCTCTCAATCCTTTTAATCTCGAAGACCCTTTTCATAAACCCACGAAAAAAACCGATAACTACGTGCCCGCTTCTGGTGCCGGAGATTCCGGTATCGCTCGAGCACTTTCGCAGCTTTTGTCCCTCGTTAATGAAATCCCGGTCAGCTCTAGGAAGTATGAAGTTGTTCGGTCTTTAGCGGAGAGGCTCATTGACGAGAACAACGGGGACGGTGTCGAGGCTTTGCGGGAGGTCAACCGTAAGGCTATTTCTTCTGCTTTTGCTAGGACTCTTGGACAGCTCGAAGCCGCCTTGGTGGACGAAGGGCAGGAGCGGGCCGGTAGCGATGGCGGTTCGATGTCGGGACGGGTTGAGCACAGGGTGAGCCGCGTTTTAAGGGCGGTTCGTGTTCTTGGGAATGTGGTGAGAAGCCGAGCTGGAAGGTCGACGGAGGAGATGGGCGGGTCGGATACTTCGGCCGAGAAGCTGGCGGCTGAGCTGCTATGGTTGGCTCAGAAGTTGGCAGCTTGTGGGTGCGCGGAAGAAGCTGTTCGGAGATGGGCAAGTGCGCCCAATTTGGCTTGGCTGGCTCTATGGGCTGAGCCGCGGCTGCAGGGTTCCCTCGTCAAGATATCAGGTACCCTTCTCTCATACGATTCCTACAATTTGTCGTAGTAAATGCAAAGTGAGACTTCCAATGCAATCTGTGGGCCAATGGGCCAATTGGTATTGACCGTTCGGTGCAATTTGAACCGTAGGAAatgacataattaattatatgaagcaagtatatgctatatataatgtTCATAAGCtgctattatttataatatgtcaattttaataagaattatgggcaataaaaaaaataatgatattggtaaaattttttttttataacttttatataattatgttttaaaatgagaatatttgtataaaatgattttatttttattagtttttttattataaaaatgtcCATCATTCAGaacatggttaaaaaaaaaaaaagattgtaaaGAAGGGTGGCATGTGTATcattttcaataataaaaaaaaatatctaaattgaACAGTCCCATTTCTTGAAAGAAAAGGTTGTTATTTTCCACCTAAATTGTATTGGTGAAGTAATACTattattacctataaaaaaaaaaaaaaaaaaactattatgtTGGCTCATATGTAGAGAATATACTTCTGGGATGGAATATTTGGTTCAATGTCTCATTGTTGCactgtttttttggtttttgtgtcACGCAAACGCTTGATGTTTGATTGGTAATTGTCGTCATCTAATTCCTAATTAGATGCCACCATATGTTGGAATTTGTCTTAAAAAATTCTACTTCATCATCCTTACATtaaacacttatttttattttatatatattttgcttttaGCAATTACATGGTATATGGATAATTAGTAGAACTTAATTAGtttagcagaaaaaaaaaaataaaactgatatCAAAGCATTTCttagaaaaatgtttttttagaaAGAGAACAGAACCTCAATTGTATTGAATGGCCTCACTTATAGTGGAGGAAAATTATGATTACAGTTGGATACATGGGGTTACATATAAGTCTAAAATCCAAGAACTAGGTATCAAAATGAAATGTATTAAAACAcacaattaaaagaaaaacactaGCCATAATACACCGAACCAGAAAAGAGCATGCTTAATAGATAAACTAGCAATCAAAAGAAGACAAAATGGTAACATAATTGTTATCGATGTCATATGACTTGTAAACTTGCTTAGTCCATCCGAATAGCTCCCCTAATGGCTTTTGGAAGATTGTCTCTCGCATTGAATAATAGATATGTATCTCTAGTGCCCAATTTAGCTAATCTGTCTGTTACATGGTTCGTTTCCTGAAACGAATGGTAAAGACGTATCACCATGGAATGAGCCATCTCTATAGCATCTGTCCAATATCTTTGACTCCGCCAAGGAACTTGCCCACCTTTCTCCCACCAGTTAACCACTAGCTTATAATCCATTTCCACCTCAATTTGCTTAATATTCATTTTCACACATAAACTAAGACCATCAGCTAGGGCTCTTATCTCAGCAAGATTGTTAGAACTAATGCCATAAAACCGGACAAAGGAGAAAATCATATGACCATTCTCATCCCAAAGAATCCCTCCACCTCCACTTCGACCAGGATTACCAAGGATGCTGCCATCCACATTAAGTTTCACACATCCCTAAGCCGGGCGCATCCACTTCAAGATCTGCATTGTCTTTGTCTGGACGTGCATATTCTTTAACCCAAGTTGTTGTAAGGTCACCCCATCAGAGTGTTTGGTGAATGGTTTATTCATTTTAGTGTTCATGAGTTGATCTAAGAAATTCTTGATCTTGTAGCACACTTGTTCTCTAGTTTGACCAACCCACTCCATTCTAGCTTTACATTTGTATAGCCACAAAAACCAGCTTATTTATGAAGGAAGAATGCCAATCACAATGTTGATTTGCGAAACCGCCTGAGcctttgaaaaaatctatttattatccattttcttatcatttcatgatgtgacattagatgataggttcacaagtgaaatataataaatagcctCCAATCATCTAATGCAACATTATGggatgatgagatgataatgaGAGTTGGGATGATGAATAGCATTACTCTATCTTATAGCCCTCACTAGACTATTCAACAGTACTTTTATGATCAGGACCCTAGTGTTGTCATAAAGCTTGGAAAACAATGCACCATCATCGGGCAACTAAGCATTATCCTTCTAATAATTAGTTGGGACTGTGAGTACTTCAACTACTTTGAATAGAGTAGCTAGTTGACAGCCATCTTTACTGGACTTTCTCGGCAGATTattattagaaatttgaaaattctgcTAGAAAACGTTGCATGCAAGTCAATTTAATGCGGatcgttaaaaaaaatattaaaaaaactggcatgtttgtaattttgtatattgATATATGAGAAGTGCTacatctataaaataaaaaaaaataaaaaaataaaaaaatcgacATAAGTAAAACTACAAATTGGCATGTtcttatattatacattatatctattttataataatagtaactttacaatataacatatcacataaaattatatcagtttgtgaatttacttttagtAAAATGCTAAATGAACCCATGGCTATACCCCCTCAATCTTACAactcatgcattttattttattttttttgcttaataattaagaaagtgacaaTTAGTGaagttatgtatttttttttccttaatgatCAAATATGTTAAGAAATCTTTTAAGAGaaaatgcagaaaaaaaaaaaaacaaaaaacaaaaaattttgtgcTAGCCGGATCCttacttttataagattttttgtggctaaaacatttctcttttacTCCCTTAATTCGGTCTCAATCTTTCTTGCCGAGTCAGTAGATGCATTCCAGCTGGTTTGAGTCGAATATTATCATTGTCAACCAACTCAAAAGCTGAAAACAGATCGATGCTGGTTCTTCTAAAAGATTTATTCCATTTTCTTGACAAAGTCGTCGTTTATGATGATAAATAGTTTGGCCATATAATTTTGACAAACGAGAACTACTTATTTTGAGGTGATAGATATCaattaaacttgtttttatctcttttgtattataattagttttaatgTTTTGGGATAGAACGACTTCTCGTGATCCAATAATATTAGTGTTACGTCTGATCTCTTCAGCATCCTTCCTTATATCTTTCTATCAAATAACCAAGATATTTACTTGGCTGCAGCATTCTTGTTCCAGCAAGTCAAAGATCTGGGAGTGGACGAGACTGAAGAAGTCAAGAAAGAGCAGCAAAGGCAGACAAAGATGATGATGCTGATGTCGTGGCTACCACTGCTATGTAGAGCAAGCAATGGCACGGATGTCCCTGTTCTGAGCATCCGCGAAAGAGCAGAACTGGAGATTGTATTGGAGGAGACCATAGAGCTTTTGGAGCAGCAGGAGCAGGAGCAGGTTTTCTCTTTGTGGCTCCACCACTTCACGCATTGCCCCTCCTCGGACTGGCCAAACCTCCATGCCTCCTATACTCGTTGGTGCAATGCTTCTCGAAAGCTCCTTGTCCTCCAATGAAAGTAACGGCGCCATAAAGTAAAACGCCCCATACACATTATATTGTTAATTTGcctagtattttttatttttattttttattttttattttaatttctggTAATTAAATTGAGCAGGACTATGTTATTACTAGGCTGTTTATATCTTCGATCTACCAGATGATCaggaatatgtatttatatatacatatatatatatatatatatatatttaatgtccTACAGTGAACAGTCtgcaatatatatgttaatacgTAGAAAGCTAGCCTTTGATGATCAGGAATAGTTAcagaatgaaaatcaaaatctgATGATGATTTTGAGTACAGTTCCCACTAGACCCAATaattccaaattaaaaaaatataatacatttgTATTCGTGGAAAAATGGTGTTTCTTTACCCATTTTCAAAGCCAATTAATAGATTCCATTCATTACTCTTCAATATTGGGGTGTTGCAAAAAATGCGGCGTCTCACAATATTATGTTAATTACAAGTTGCTGTGTATCAACGTTAAAGGTGAGATCAGACTTCAGAGTTTTATGATCTTTATGTTAATTTCGTCGTGAATCCAGCCGGCCGTGGCTTGGCTGATTTGATCATCTAAAACGGAGAAATCAGAAATGGCCTTGCACATGAATTCATGCACAAATTAAAGGTGAGATCAGATCAGAGTGTGAGAGAAGAACGGTCATGAAAATGGGAAGCATAGATATATAGCAGCTGGACAAAATCTTCCTTAATTTCAAGGCTATAACATGAGAAAAAGTGCTCAAGGGTAAAAACTATATATTGCAAGCAGGCCATCCTTATCTTATCAGCGCCTGAGTTTCAAGCTGGGACCATTCAAAAGCAAATTAATGAGCCTTATACCCAAGTGCATGGCCGTCTACTGGACACGcacgcacatatatatatatatatattgggaaATATAACGACGAGTCAAGGATCGTATTTATTAGAACAAAATCAAGTTGCATATTTAAGATTTATTGAAGAACCATAACAAATATTACATGTATGGAGTGCAGGCCAGGAAGTATTCCACACCAGGTAGAGtagtaattaattataaacggcttattttgattatttagaTGATATTCCTCATTCTGCACACGTACAAAAACTGGCAAAAGGTACAGCTATAATTCCTTAACTGTGTTTAATTTGACGGTTGCAATGTCGAAGGCAAACTCCCATGCATGTATGATCTACTGCAAAAACTTCTTTAAGGAAACCTCGAATTTCTGAGACGATGATAGCTGAGGATCCTGCACTCCATGCAATCAGGCCAATATGCATTAAGAAACACGTCTGGCAGTGCATGTGTGTGCATTTGAtctatatcatgtatataaaaggTGTAATCGCCATGCGAATATTAATGATGCAGTaccataaatttcaaatatacacaCACACGGGGGAACGGCCCAGGTGCGTTAGCCCTGGGGTGTACGTGACATAAtggtttaaaaacaaaaaaatgtgaaaaagttAGTAACTCGTTtgtcttggaaaaaaaaaaatacaaagtttaaagaaaagtaaaaagtcaagataaaaaaaatctaaacttcaataaaatattagatatagGTTGTctatttactctctatataataaaatattattaatttaataattttttcaattttatttgttatcacattttatagttctactaattaaaatattaataataattatattctagtcaaattaatcatattaaatattaatatcaataataattatattctaattaaattaatagttaatattatatattgattgttttaagtattttattagttaaatttacttaaagttgaattttacaatgagaatgctctaaaACGTTTCTGTACTATAGAGTAAAttcattctaattttttatttaaaaaaattgaaacaaaaaaaaaggaaaatgagtaCATTGTCAGAAtaaagaagatatgaaaaaaagaCGTCAATTCATGTGCACCGTAGGACTATTAAAGGTCTTTTGGTAAAACATGATCATTCATTAAATTTTACAAGAGAGCTACATATCAAATGGTCAAAGATCTTAAAAGCCTTTTAGTAAAATAGGACTTAACGAACTTAAGAGAAAAGTAAGAAAAGTTAACGGAAAAAAATAAAGGTTACTATTTACAGTTAAATAgtcacttattataatataatagatataggTTGGtgatttaattcttaatttgttttttttttttaattcttataacta from Carya illinoinensis cultivar Pawnee chromosome 6, C.illinoinensisPawnee_v1, whole genome shotgun sequence includes:
- the LOC122314165 gene encoding probable protein phosphatase 2C 9, translated to MDSLCCFGSVSQVGGRSSCGSGKGKSHQSPVKYGFSLVKGKANHPMEDYHVAKFVHLQGHELGLFAIYDGHLGDSVPAYLQKHLFSNILKDEEFWTDINRSVTKAYERTDQAILSHNPDLGRGGSTAVTAILINGQKLCVANVGDSRAVLSRRGQAIQMTTDHEPNTERGSIENKGGFVSNMPGDVARVNGQLAVSRAFGDKNLKSHLRSDPDIQNANIDSDTDLLILASDGLWKVMANQEAVDIAKKIKNPQKAAKHLAAEALKRDSKDDISCIVVRFKG
- the LOC122314164 gene encoding uncharacterized protein LOC122314164, with translation MGMMEGSPTTISPLLLRNLLTSIFIHADKSLLSLSQKYKPLQVIRYTLFSSFLFLLRMLPSLFPSLNPFNLEDPFHKPTKKTDNYVPASGAGDSGIARALSQLLSLVNEIPVSSRKYEVVRSLAERLIDENNGDGVEALREVNRKAISSAFARTLGQLEAALVDEGQERAGSDGGSMSGRVEHRVSRVLRAVRVLGNVVRSRAGRSTEEMGGSDTSAEKLAAELLWLAQKLAACGCAEEAVRRWASAPNLAWLALWAEPRLQGSLVKISAFLFQQVKDLGVDETEEVKKEQQRQTKMMMLMSWLPLLCRASNGTDVPVLSIRERAELEIVLEETIELLEQQEQEQVFSLWLHHFTHCPSSDWPNLHASYTRWCNASRKLLVLQ